GGTAACGTTCAGCTTGCAATTTCTTCATGAGGATTTTATTCCCTAATATTTTCGggcacttcaattttcagctgaGATATCCCAACAGATCAAAGTGTTGTAATTAATGAAAATATCTCTATAGACAGTCTTTATAGGTTACAAGGGGCCAAGAAACGTCTCTCAACTGAGGCTTTTGGTTTAATTTGTGCGTTTGGTGCCCTTGAACGTAAAGCAGCTCTCATCAACCTGCGGTGACTTGTTTTCAAATCTTTGACGCGCTCTATGAAACCTTTTTTACccgggggactcccatataaaaaggactgGGGTGCTCGttgtaccttttaggggttaaataaGCGATTTTGGTACATCTTAGgatgttcagcctcaaaaggtccacagtgggagctttagcggtaccttttagggttTGGGCCgaaaaaattatgacaggagacatttgacaattaactaatttttaattttgtctaattaagacccataatttggtacgtcttaggggtgaaaaaatttcatgccacgcccacaagaTAGGATCTTGGTACCTGTTAGGGCTTCTTTTCAAAAAATtcgacgagcacccccgtcaTTTTTACCTGGGAAttcccctttcccccccccccccgggcttttTTACACCATGTTGCATGTCGGCAGTCCCCCCGAATTAAGAATAATAGTTGAGTTTGAGCAGGAGCCTGGTTTGAGCAATCAAAATACCACGATATTAAGACGCACGAAAAGTGGTCTTTTAACGAAATGttagtcttttttttctgaccTTTGTGTCCTTTACACTTATTTAGCTTTAGACTTCGTCCGCGGGAAATCGTATATGAAACAACTAATGAGTCGCACATTGAATTGCTgatattaaagtggtactatgacgaaaatcacatctttcctatctaagccattttgaaacataaacaagtagtccgCATGACaacaaaaatgctgtttacttctttcaaatatctcttttcgttccagagatattcgagtttttaaaatatgcaaattagccgagtgatgacgtcatacactcaaccaaattttgttcaaatgtgatgaaaagagatatctcagccaatttgtatcagaaatttgtgattctactaaatgttctccacaatatgagcttaacagttctgttaccatggcatcatactgggttccagccCTCCCCCAtcttaaaagcttttctggccatctttggcgttccattttgatatttgctaacagcacttcatatgcatgatccagcaagcatataaatatgttagctcgggtttgtggccttgttttaacatttttcaagctgaaaatcactaacatattgaaatcaagtggatggggactggaaaagagtgagttgccatgggaacagaattttttatagccataggagTGTCTCCTGTaaaactattagactaccaagtttcaatggcctgcgctgcaaattggccaaggtagctctatttatatactcaatatcacattgggttgattgtatgacgtcatcagtcatctcatttgcatattttacccatttttcaaacttaaatatctccggaactaatgaagatatttgaatggcgttttgttctttcatggaattctatgtgatacgctcaaaaaatcaaggggtaaaaatttgatcatagtaccactttaaagtgaATTTCTTATACTCACATCAATAATGTGAAAAAATTGATGTGGTTAATAGCAGCGAattaaaatgtttataaaaGTTTGTTGCATGAATTGATCGAGAATCTGTcccgggggggactcccatataaaaaggggagggatgctagtcggaaattttaaattaaacccctcaaggagaccaatctgacccctaaaagagaccatattaaaacacagagaaataaaaaatacagtgcCGTTTAAAGacatcatctaatactttcacctaaGTGAAGACATTTAAAAGTGTAAagatacacttttatatttcgtCGCGCTGAACCCTTAAGGAGACCTTCCCGGCTACACATAATtacgttttgcccagaacaccctaagcgagaccaaaatctaAATTTACACCACTAAGCGAGACgatgagcatccctccccttttttattatatgggagTCCCTTCCCCCGGGGTATCTGTCTGCTTTCAGTTCAATCGTGAAATGCCTTTTCTGTTGACTCTACTGTACGTGACCAAAAGCCAGACTGCAGAAAATCAGATGAATATCTTTTGACTGACCTAATTCAGTTACGGCCTCTAGGAAATTTTTAACAACTGTTGATCGACGAGGACAAAACCAGTTCAACTTTGAATGTTTGGTAGGACCCATTCACGAATCTCGTCGATCCAGCCATGGAGCTCACGCACGTACAGCTACACGTAAACAGATACATTCTATGGCATCGAGACAACAGGAAgagtcgaaaaaaaaaaggtcactgAACTGACTAATACTGACAGAGTAAACACTACGTCGCAAATGAATGAAATATTAAACTATATACAGCACCGGAGGATAATTACTTCTAATAAGTTAAGATGATTATAGAGAGGAATGTTTCGTTTTTTAGCGCCCAATCCAATAAATGTATCCGTTTGTTTTCCTCTCTGGGATCAATCACTACGTTTTGACTGAATATTTTATAAGAGGATTTATCTTAGCTTACTTTCAAAGTGCGTGCGTACAAAGTTGGGACGATAAATTACATAGATGAATGTTTGAATTTCACATGAGCAGATCATGAAGTATCTTTGCTTTCGAGTCGGTTTACTTCCTGAAGAGATCAGTAGTGGCAGTCTTTCCAGGAGGGGGTCATTTTCCTTTCCCCAACGTCCGGGGTTTCCTTTGTTGTTGACGTTTACCCAGTATTAATATCAACCACAGTTTCCGTTTATCCGCGATTTAGGCGCTGGTCACCTCTGCTTAATTTTGCTCGGTAATCTTGTAACCATTTCGATATCTCGTGCATTCTGTAGAACAGTGGTCCAGCGCCACCTTGATAAGTGACTTTTCTGTCTTGCACAATGTATAAACGAATGGGTATTGCGCCATAAGCTATGTTCGCCGCGTTCAACATCGTATCGACCGCTAAGAAAAACCCGGAAAGGTCAACCGATGAAACCATTTCCTGAGCAGCTTTACATCTTTCCTCGAGTGTGCGGTGCATCGGGATGTGGCTCGTTCCCTggagaaaaaatacaaaagattgttattttttttttgtccggAAGAGTGATTAAATTCCGTAAAATTCATCATCTAATTGAACATGTCAGACTCAGGATCATGATGCCTTCAAATTTCATTCCTCATGCGTTAAGTTGATTCACTGTTTTGAGGAGCTCTACGAATGAGGGAAGCAACCCGTCAAAACAGAGTCGGAATGGCAAGTTATGTGCGATCAATCAAAGTCAGACCACAAGACCTGGTTGCTATCGGAATAAAACGACAAACAGAcaaagcaaattttaaaataattcacCTTGAAAGCCCAACCATCCTCTGGATGTGCTTCTTCAATGTACACTACAGCGAAatcagcgaactttgaaaaCTGGTCTTTCAAGTGACGGTAGTTCCGTAGCATTTCCATGAATACAGGGCAGGTTGAACTGCCAAAATTGATAACAAGCGGACGATGGGCCCTTGAAAAATCCAAAAGTCTATGACAGTGTTTTCCGTCTATAGACACCACTGGGGAATTATAGGCCTTGCTGCCAAGTTTGACCTTTTTGTTGATGTCAATGAGCAGACTGTGATAAACATTTTGTAGCATTTTCCAGCTGAACAGGGAATCCCAGTAAATTTCTGGCGGTAACGAAGTGTCAGTCATTTTGCACATGGCCAAGCTGATAACTGACTTGAAAACTGGAAACGCTTTCAGAAGCCACCCGAGTGCGAAGACAACAACTAGGAAAGAGTAAAtgaacaatttttgcaaaattttggccGCCAAAGACATTTTGATCATGGCTTGGAGAGTGACTCAGGACAATCTGCTTGTAGATGCAATTAAATGAATAAGTATTACGCTGTTTCCCTTTATATCCAAATATGCCCAACCACTTGAGAGTGAGGAAAATCCGAATTCGTTGAGTGACTTTAAGCACTAAGTATAGCTGACAGAATTTTTGGATTCCGCGGGTGTATAATTACCGCAATTGAACATGACCCACGTAGTTTCAATGTCCTAGACGTCCTTCTGGAAGGAGAAGAGGAAACCGATCCAGAGGTTTTCGAGGCATCATGTGTTATCATCAATGGATTTCACGGTATgttgctttttttaaacttaccGATAATGTGAGTTTTGGGTGGGAAAAAAGACAAATACTATATTGATAAGACGACAATGCTGTGTGCTCGttttaaatcttttattttgtcAAAGTAATTTACCCGGATTATCAGAGTTCCCAAGGAATAAATATTATCTAAGGCACTAAGGCGTTTATTATTAATCCTTTCTGAATTCACATTTTTTCTAGTTTGTGATTTGCTTTAACAAAAACGTATAGGTTTTATCTCGCTTTCCAGCTAAAGGAGGCTAAAGGAAACCGATAGCGATCATCAGAAGCTGCCTTTATTTCGTTGCTGAGATGCCAAGAAGCATTGTTATCCTTCAGGGCCCATTCATAGGCATATTACATGTAAGAATAACTGTAGTTCAGGTCTAGTCGAAGTTTTCTTAAACTCTAATGATTGCTCACAAATTGTGCAATTTTTCATCAATCGTTTACAGCGGTTCCTTGGCATGGGCTCATCTTCAGTGTACAAACATGTGGAACTCAGGGATGAGGAAACACAAAGCACAAAGAGAGAGAGACAAAAATATTGAAACGATACCTTAAACCGCTTACGAAACAAAAGAGATTTCAACAGGTTTTGATACCGAGGATAGCCCGAAACATGGTAATCAGTAACCTTTATCGTGCATTTGTACACATCATGCATAGTGGCAAATTGCGGGTTGTTGTACTTAATTCCACAATAGTGGTgcaacagtaataataataggggcgggagcttaagcaagggcGTCGAAGACGACGGCGTCGAGATagtcgtctaaaaatattaaatcgcGTTATTctacagtaaacacccacatataagaactTAGAAtgtaagaacctgttaggctaaaaCTTTCATTCTAGACCCTCTTACATATGCCACTGGGATCTTAAGTTGCCTTAAGTCGCGTTAAGTCCGTAAACACAACACACCTTAAAGTTTGTCTGAAACGATTGAGAAAGAGTTAAATTAAAAAGTGGCAGATCAAGGGAGGCATCTTAATGTAATTGTCTCTTGGTTAATTTCCAAAACAACAAGAATAATGGGTTGGGCAGGGGGTTGCCTCCGGATACACATTTGAAAGGTGCTGATGAGCCTGGCGAACTCCTGCTGTAACACATAGGATTGGTCAGAACACCGTGGCTGCAAGAGGTCATGCAGCAGAGATAAGTGTTTGCAAGAATCATGTAAATCCTTATTAAATATTTGTGacaagcctttttttttaactttgccttGCAACATGTAGCTCTAATGGAGACACCACAAGCAAGATTCTAGTCTCTACACATTGTATTTGTGGCAAGATGTTATGCCATTTGCTTGTCACAGAAACAAGTATTAAACGAGAAAGCCTATAAAAGTAATTCAAGTCTTAAGCTGTATTATAATTCCTCACCTTTGTGAGGAAGAGTGATATGATGCCTCaaaatatttgcaattttaCATAACAAATATAAGGGAGGAAATAACCAAACAATTTTAAGCTCAGTAAAAAGAattgaaattatttattttagatGTAATACTGATGTAAACTTAACTTAAACTAAAGAAAAGGCATAAGGAAGTGTGTATTGTAAGGTTGAGAAGTCTTACTCTAAGCTTTTCATGCAATTTTGTTCGATTTACATACGTATAGTCGAGTTCCAGATGGCGATGCTCCTCACGAGAATACATGATTCAGTAAAAAAGAATGGATTAACCAAcctttatttattattccaccaCACAAAATTCCAAATCTTGATCGCGTATTTTGCAACCAAATCCACGAAATATGTAATAACATTGCAAATCTCCTAAACTTCAAAAGCCAGAGGAAACCTGCTCTAATTTGCTCTTTGTGCGGGGTTTATGCTTAGCTTGATAGATGAACTCACAGCCACAGCTCAAAGAAATCCTTTTAAATTTATGTGCCAGGCAAGTAAACCAGACATCCGCAGAAATTCAATTGTAGGGCAAGTGTACATGCTGGGTGTACGTTTATCTGAAGCAGGAATAAAAATGGCAACCGTATGCCTATTCTTCCTTTAGAACGTTATAATGCTGATCGATCACGAAGAAATGCCTCATCATGTAAGTTTTAGACTTGGGTTTTGTTTGTACCGCAAGAGGAAAGGCTATGTTATCGACACGTGACATGACTCAAACTCACGCTAGTCTACACATAGAGACATGGACTATATAGGCTGCCAAGATCTTCTGCGAGAcgcaaaatggcggacaaaagaCTTCGACTCTCTTGAAAATTGTTGATGATGATAGAGGAGGAGCCTATTAAGTGTCATGACCAAGGGAAATAAGTTtcattaataatgataatgataatgataatgataataataataatggtttaatTACAGTTATATCCATAAAAACAAAAGGGCTCCTCAAATGTAAAACACTATCATGAATTATGGCAATTAAAAActgtgaaataattattatgtcaCAGTTGTTGTTAATAACGAAAGGTtatgaaaaacatttcagagTAAAACGTAGCGAGATAAAAATATTACGTTTCCGCCTcgacatgtcaccattatcaaatgcaaattatcgTAAGTTAGGTAACGttatgggaggcgcggtggcctcatggttagtgcgctcgactccggatcgagtggtccgggttcggggcctggcaggggacattgtgttgtgttcttgggcaagacactttactctcacggtgcctctctccacccaggtgtataaatgggtaccggcgtaatgctgggggtaaccctgcgatggactagcatcccatccaggggggagtacaaatactcctagtcgcttcatgctacagaaaccggagataagcgccggcctgatgagccttctggctcgtaagcggagactttaccttttttacctTAGGTAACGTTATATAAAGCATAGAGAGTGGAAAAATACATTAGAATAAATGAGACGgagataaacaaaagaatgaacaaAATCTAAATAAACAGTTTTGCTGGAATGGAGGCATTTTGAGTGTTCAGAGtcggtctctttttccttatcCGCATGTCATAAATAAGGCACTCAAACTTTCTTTAAGGTGGTAAATTGCTCGTGAAGAGTGTTGGAtctttggttgtgtttgtcCCTCAGATGTTTACTGGTGACAGAATATTTATGCTCCTCAATGCGCAGGTGGAGATGAGGGCTCGTGTATATTATTCGAATCACACGAATTACATTGAAATTCATAGACAACGCATTGTTGGTTTACAAGTGAGGGCTTTGTTTCCGTAAC
The Montipora capricornis isolate CH-2021 chromosome 10, ASM3666992v2, whole genome shotgun sequence genome window above contains:
- the LOC138019243 gene encoding thyroxine 5-deiodinase-like, with the translated sequence MIKMSLAAKILQKLFIYSFLVVVFALGWLLKAFPVFKSVISLAMCKMTDTSLPPEIYWDSLFSWKMLQNVYHSLLIDINKKVKLGSKAYNSPVVSIDGKHCHRLLDFSRAHRPLVINFGSSTCPVFMEMLRNYRHLKDQFSKFADFAVVYIEEAHPEDGWAFKGTSHIPMHRTLEERCKAAQEMVSSVDLSGFFLAVDTMLNAANIAYGAIPIRLYIVQDRKVTYQGGAGPLFYRMHEISKWLQDYRAKLSRGDQRLNRG